Proteins encoded together in one uncultured Desulfobacter sp. window:
- the nusB gene encoding transcription antitermination factor NusB, protein MGDRRKSRELALQALFALDLNKTDFRPQMDDFLEQHGEDLSGPTRLFFQTLVDGVFENRKQIDTLLDQWAKNWKISRMPAVDRNIMRIAVFEMLHLSDIPSSVSINEAVEIGKKFGTRDSGPFINGVLDRIRAQHET, encoded by the coding sequence ATGGGTGATAGGCGCAAATCCCGTGAACTGGCCTTGCAGGCCCTGTTTGCCTTGGATCTGAATAAAACCGATTTTCGGCCTCAAATGGATGACTTCCTTGAACAACACGGGGAAGATTTAAGCGGGCCCACACGTCTTTTTTTTCAAACGCTTGTTGATGGTGTGTTTGAAAACCGCAAACAAATCGACACTCTTTTGGATCAATGGGCTAAGAACTGGAAGATTTCCCGTATGCCGGCGGTGGATAGGAATATCATGCGTATTGCTGTGTTTGAGATGCTTCATCTGTCTGACATCCCCTCATCAGTATCCATTAACGAGGCGGTTGAGATCGGGAAAAAATTCGGTACTCGGGATTCAGGGCCGTTCATCAATGGCGTACTGGACCGGATTCGGGCTCAGCACGAGACCTAA
- the ribE gene encoding 6,7-dimethyl-8-ribityllumazine synthase, with the protein MPQIIEANLDAKGKKFGIVAARFNDFIVDKLVSGALDCLTRSGAQDKDIAIVKVPGAFEIPLAAAKMAALNKYDAIICLGAVIRGATTHYDYVCAEVSKGIASVSLEAKVPVMFGILTTETIEQAIERAGTKSGNKGFDVALGAVEMANLCATME; encoded by the coding sequence ATGCCTCAGATAATTGAAGCCAATTTAGATGCAAAAGGTAAAAAATTTGGTATTGTTGCTGCAAGATTTAATGATTTTATTGTAGATAAGCTTGTGTCGGGCGCTTTGGATTGTCTGACCCGGAGCGGTGCACAGGATAAGGATATTGCCATTGTTAAGGTGCCTGGTGCTTTTGAGATTCCTTTGGCGGCAGCCAAAATGGCTGCGTTGAACAAATATGACGCCATTATCTGTTTAGGTGCCGTGATCCGTGGAGCCACCACCCATTATGACTATGTGTGTGCCGAAGTGTCCAAGGGGATCGCCTCTGTGAGCCTTGAGGCTAAGGTGCCGGTGATGTTCGGTATCCTCACTACGGAAACCATTGAGCAGGCCATTGAACGTGCCGGTACAAAATCCGGTAACAAAGGCTTTGATGTGGCCTTGGGCGCTGTTGAAATGGCAAACCTGTGCGCGACTATGGAATAA